A section of the Aminiphilus circumscriptus DSM 16581 genome encodes:
- a CDS encoding adenosylcobinamide-GDP ribazoletransferase → MIPTAIPARLYAEFVFLLGFLSRIPIPSRFWPRQPVSPASALTFAPLVGALLGGLAGGGGGLCALGMPPRAAAWGALALYALLGWSLHLDGWTDLADGWGSGKRGEALRKVMKDSRIGGYGAIFLVVALGLWTSLTETLPPGSWPLLLALGACAGRFALLAAAFFGTYPWETGLARDYVIPFGKVELFRGLLCASLLLPLGPRQWLVSMTAAFLAGWGLCRFARHLLGGTNGDVLGASAVAGELAALTALVLTRS, encoded by the coding sequence ATGATTCCCACCGCGATTCCGGCGCGTCTCTACGCCGAATTCGTCTTTCTTCTGGGATTTCTCTCCCGAATTCCCATCCCTTCCCGCTTCTGGCCGCGACAGCCCGTTTCTCCCGCGTCGGCCCTCACGTTCGCGCCCCTCGTGGGAGCCCTGCTGGGAGGACTCGCCGGCGGCGGCGGCGGCCTTTGCGCTCTCGGCATGCCTCCCCGAGCCGCCGCGTGGGGAGCGCTGGCGCTCTATGCCCTGCTCGGGTGGTCGCTCCACCTCGACGGCTGGACGGACCTGGCGGACGGGTGGGGGAGCGGCAAACGCGGCGAGGCGCTGCGAAAGGTCATGAAGGACAGCCGCATCGGTGGATACGGCGCGATTTTTCTGGTGGTCGCCCTTGGCCTGTGGACTTCCCTGACGGAAACCCTTCCTCCCGGATCGTGGCCGCTCCTGCTCGCGCTCGGGGCCTGTGCGGGACGCTTTGCGCTCCTCGCGGCGGCTTTTTTCGGCACCTACCCCTGGGAGACGGGGCTGGCCCGGGACTATGTGATTCCCTTCGGCAAGGTGGAGCTCTTCCGGGGGCTGCTCTGCGCCTCCCTTCTTCTTCCGCTGGGGCCGCGACAGTGGCTCGTCTCCATGACGGCGGCCTTTCTGGCCGGATGGGGGCTGTGCCGCTTCGCCCGGCATCTCCTGGGCGGCACGAACGGGGACGTTCTCGGCGCCTCCGCCGTGGCGGGGGAGTTGGCGGCTCTCACCGCCCTGGTCCTGACGAGGAGCTGA
- a CDS encoding amidohydrolase family protein: protein MERIECIVTAPHVFTMAGEGVGYRPDTALAVDGGRILKVAPREEIFARYTARRILDGRNHALFPGFLDVHMHMSACLLRGMAQDVGNWMMHGFFPFALHLDGETLRAGTRLAVLEALRAGTTTFGEYGMEADFMASLAEEAGFRAQVTVHFRETEDRVYAPEELYVFDPEKGRKGVERCRGVFERWHRRGNGRITVLFGPQAPDAVSLESLRRVRELALECGTKVHLHLAQGDRETKQMLWRYGKRPIPWLLEMGFADEHLLAVHLTDATEEEARLVAETGASLALCSGSIGIIDGVVPPARVFQDAGGWVGLGSDQAPGNNCHNMLNEMKLTALFNKIRYADPEVMPAWKVLRMATIEGARAVGLGAEVGSLEEGKRADFFLLDLRKPTMLPVHEDPLRNIVPNLVYSARGDEISLVAVDGNVLYEEGRFHTLDEERIVDEAIRLARPLGAKGAALFRELRGPNARSMEEGKL, encoded by the coding sequence ATGGAGCGGATTGAGTGTATTGTCACCGCACCGCACGTGTTCACCATGGCCGGGGAGGGCGTGGGATACCGGCCCGATACGGCTCTCGCGGTGGACGGGGGGCGCATCCTCAAGGTAGCGCCCAGAGAAGAAATTTTCGCCCGCTATACGGCCCGCCGCATTCTGGACGGGCGGAATCACGCGCTGTTTCCGGGCTTCCTCGACGTGCACATGCACATGTCCGCCTGCCTCCTCCGGGGAATGGCCCAGGACGTGGGCAACTGGATGATGCACGGTTTCTTTCCCTTTGCCCTGCACCTCGACGGAGAGACACTCCGGGCTGGCACGCGGCTCGCCGTGCTGGAGGCGCTTCGGGCCGGAACGACCACCTTCGGCGAATACGGCATGGAGGCGGATTTCATGGCGTCCCTAGCGGAGGAGGCGGGTTTCCGAGCCCAGGTGACGGTGCATTTTCGGGAGACCGAGGACCGCGTCTACGCACCGGAGGAACTCTACGTCTTCGATCCGGAAAAGGGGCGGAAGGGGGTGGAGCGCTGCCGCGGTGTCTTCGAGCGATGGCACCGCCGCGGAAACGGACGAATCACGGTTCTCTTCGGCCCTCAGGCGCCCGACGCGGTAAGCCTGGAATCGCTGCGGCGGGTCCGGGAACTGGCTTTGGAGTGCGGAACGAAGGTGCATCTCCATCTCGCTCAGGGAGACCGGGAGACGAAACAGATGCTGTGGCGTTACGGCAAAAGGCCCATTCCCTGGCTTTTGGAGATGGGCTTCGCGGACGAACATCTTCTGGCGGTGCACCTCACGGACGCCACGGAGGAAGAGGCCCGCCTTGTGGCGGAAACGGGGGCCTCGCTGGCGCTCTGTTCCGGCTCCATCGGCATTATCGACGGCGTGGTGCCCCCCGCCAGGGTGTTTCAGGACGCGGGAGGATGGGTCGGCCTGGGGAGCGACCAGGCTCCGGGGAACAACTGTCACAACATGCTGAACGAAATGAAGCTCACCGCCCTCTTCAACAAGATCCGCTACGCAGATCCGGAGGTCATGCCGGCCTGGAAGGTGCTGCGCATGGCCACCATCGAGGGTGCCCGTGCCGTGGGACTCGGGGCGGAGGTGGGCTCTCTGGAAGAAGGAAAGAGGGCCGATTTCTTTCTGCTGGACCTGAGAAAGCCCACCATGCTTCCCGTGCATGAGGATCCTCTGCGGAATATCGTTCCCAATCTGGTGTACAGCGCCCGGGGAGACGAGATCTCCCTCGTGGCCGTGGACGGAAACGTGCTCTACGAGGAGGGGCGTTTTCACACCCTCGACGAGGAGCGGATTGTCGACGAGGCGATTCGCCTCGCACGTCCCCTCGGCGCCAAGGGAGCCGCTCTGTTCCGCGAACTCCGTGGCCCCAATGCGCGCTCCATGGAGGAGGGAAAGCTCTAG
- a CDS encoding flavodoxin family protein, with amino-acid sequence MTDTSFRILALNGSPRGRNSNTDILLKTLLEGAATQGASSETLYAVDMEIRDCLGCFACWNKTPGICVHKDDMPRVLEKMLASDLTIWATPLYHYGMTARLKRILERTLPLAKPWFVRKGEHYTHPPRYPEHTTRNFLLSNCGFPERHHFDALVREFELLANGDDERFLGSLLCTTGELLHVPEMRQTLSWYFDAVRTAGAEIATSLNLSQETVEILRRPLIPVESFVLMGNAHWNVPGETPPSVEEALGPDRNRP; translated from the coding sequence GTGACGGACACATCCTTTCGCATCCTTGCCCTGAACGGAAGTCCCCGGGGACGGAACAGCAATACCGACATCCTCCTCAAGACTTTGCTGGAGGGCGCCGCAACGCAGGGGGCATCGTCGGAGACGCTCTACGCGGTGGATATGGAGATCCGGGACTGCCTTGGGTGCTTCGCCTGCTGGAACAAGACGCCCGGTATCTGCGTCCACAAGGACGACATGCCCCGGGTCCTCGAAAAAATGCTGGCGTCGGACCTGACGATCTGGGCGACACCGCTCTATCACTACGGCATGACGGCCCGCCTGAAACGTATTCTCGAGCGAACCCTCCCTTTGGCCAAACCCTGGTTTGTCCGGAAAGGGGAACACTATACCCACCCCCCTCGCTATCCCGAGCACACGACACGGAACTTTCTTCTTTCCAACTGCGGTTTTCCCGAACGGCATCATTTCGACGCCCTGGTGCGGGAGTTCGAACTCCTCGCGAACGGCGACGACGAGCGCTTCCTGGGCTCGCTTCTCTGCACCACCGGAGAACTGCTCCATGTTCCGGAGATGCGGCAAACTCTTTCCTGGTACTTCGATGCCGTCCGGACCGCCGGAGCCGAGATCGCCACGTCCCTCAACCTCTCCCAGGAGACGGTGGAGATTCTGCGTCGCCCGCTCATCCCCGTTGAATCCTTCGTGCTCATGGGAAACGCTCATTGGAACGTTCCGGGAGAGACTCCACCTTCCGTCGAGGAGGCCCTGGGCCCGGACCGAAATCGTCCCTGA
- a CDS encoding HD-GYP domain-containing protein, with product MRLVRTEALEAGMLLALPILSSTGALLLREDLVLTERTIALLKKQAVPFVYIRDRRFPDAAEEPLLHPETFQRALKELQDLFATATAARGNHLPPERMERIQSVLRDILEDVFDRSDRLVLRFLAIRGHDGYIFTHSALVATTSLLLGQELSFSYAQLYNLGLGALLHDLGMAAIPSEIVDKKGPLDREERSLVNLHPRGGWDLLAGHDLVWPTARIVALQHHERWDGSGYPGGLRGEEIHLLSRIVAVADVYDALVSPRPYRPCRTPWEAHALILEGSGSLFDPRVVEAFFRVVAPYPVGTWLRLSTGHVGLVTAIPAEAPHRPRLSLTFHPEVGKLTPPMVMPLAACEEIRITEALEEEPNAV from the coding sequence ATGCGCCTCGTTCGGACGGAAGCGCTGGAAGCGGGAATGCTCCTTGCCCTGCCCATACTCTCCTCCACGGGAGCCCTGCTGCTCCGGGAGGACCTGGTCCTGACGGAGCGAACCATCGCTCTCCTGAAAAAACAGGCGGTTCCCTTCGTGTACATCAGGGATCGGCGTTTTCCCGACGCGGCGGAGGAGCCCCTTCTCCACCCCGAGACGTTCCAACGGGCCCTGAAAGAATTGCAGGATCTTTTCGCCACCGCCACGGCCGCACGGGGCAACCATCTGCCTCCGGAGCGGATGGAGCGGATTCAGAGCGTCCTTCGGGACATTTTGGAGGACGTCTTCGACCGCTCCGACCGTCTCGTCCTCCGTTTTCTCGCCATCCGGGGACACGACGGGTACATTTTCACCCACAGCGCTCTCGTGGCCACCACGAGTCTGCTGCTCGGACAAGAGCTTTCCTTTTCCTACGCGCAGCTCTACAATCTCGGACTGGGCGCCCTGCTGCACGATCTTGGCATGGCCGCCATTCCTTCGGAGATCGTGGACAAGAAGGGACCTCTCGACAGAGAGGAACGCTCTCTCGTGAACCTTCACCCGCGAGGAGGATGGGATCTCCTCGCGGGGCATGATCTTGTTTGGCCCACCGCACGTATCGTGGCGCTGCAGCACCATGAGCGGTGGGACGGAAGCGGCTATCCCGGCGGCCTCAGGGGAGAGGAAATCCATCTCCTCAGTCGCATCGTCGCCGTGGCGGACGTCTACGACGCCCTCGTCTCCCCGAGGCCTTACCGTCCCTGCCGGACTCCCTGGGAGGCCCACGCTCTCATTCTCGAAGGGAGCGGCTCGCTCTTCGACCCACGGGTGGTGGAGGCCTTTTTCCGCGTCGTGGCCCCCTATCCCGTGGGAACGTGGCTTCGGCTCTCCACGGGACACGTGGGGCTCGTCACGGCCATTCCCGCCGAGGCACCGCACCGTCCGAGGTTGAGCCTGACGTTCCACCCCGAGGTGGGAAAACTGACCCCTCCCATGGTGATGCCCCTCGCCGCGTGCGAAGAGATTCGCATCACCGAGGCGCTCGAAGAGGAACCGAACGCGGTATAA
- a CDS encoding SPFH domain-containing protein produces the protein MAIVEVVEYLGPDPHEVFAWKYANAADPSRSDELGTWTQLVVREAQEAILFKNGQALDLYGPGRHTLSTNNIPLLNKLINLPFGGESPFKAEVWFINKVHSLDVKWGTSDPIQLQDPSYRIFIPVRSHGQFGVRIEDSRKFLVKLVGAVPSFDKSTLQRFFRGVLLTKVKDLISTYLIKKNISILQVNAYLDEISEHMKQRVGGIFADYGIEAVNFFVNSINVPEEDPAVQELKKALAERAKMEIMGYTYQQMRTFDTLQTAAGNEGSGSGLLGAGLGAGLGFGLGGAFGAAAGQMAGQLQTGGGSVFCARCRTHNPPGAQFCLTCGANILRGEEPPRKVPETPSEVPLCNKCGNPLPKGSRFCPSCGDPYRPCPKCGADNPERATACMQCATPLPFPCTKCGEPVTRAMKFCPSCGTAVDGDEAKSAATPPKRFCPECGKEVAPETRFCSECGARMAGPSDDSSGTAS, from the coding sequence ATGGCCATTGTGGAGGTCGTGGAATATCTCGGACCGGATCCGCACGAAGTCTTCGCGTGGAAATACGCGAACGCCGCCGATCCCTCCCGGAGCGATGAACTGGGCACATGGACCCAGCTCGTCGTCCGCGAGGCACAGGAGGCGATTCTGTTCAAGAACGGTCAGGCCCTCGACCTCTACGGTCCGGGACGTCATACGCTCAGCACGAACAACATTCCTCTGCTGAACAAGCTCATCAATCTTCCCTTCGGCGGCGAGTCCCCCTTCAAGGCCGAAGTGTGGTTCATCAACAAGGTGCACTCTCTGGACGTGAAATGGGGAACCTCCGATCCCATCCAGTTGCAGGACCCTTCATACCGTATCTTCATTCCCGTGCGGTCCCACGGGCAGTTCGGCGTGCGCATCGAGGACTCCCGCAAGTTTCTGGTGAAACTCGTCGGCGCCGTTCCCTCCTTCGACAAGAGCACTCTCCAGCGCTTCTTCCGCGGAGTGCTTCTCACCAAAGTGAAGGATCTGATCTCCACCTACCTGATCAAGAAGAACATCAGCATTCTCCAGGTGAACGCCTATCTCGACGAGATCTCCGAACACATGAAACAGCGCGTCGGCGGAATCTTCGCCGACTACGGCATCGAAGCGGTGAACTTTTTCGTGAACTCCATCAACGTGCCGGAAGAGGATCCCGCCGTGCAGGAACTCAAGAAAGCCCTGGCGGAGCGGGCCAAGATGGAGATCATGGGATACACCTACCAGCAGATGCGGACCTTTGACACGCTCCAGACCGCCGCGGGCAACGAAGGAAGCGGTTCGGGGCTCCTCGGGGCCGGACTCGGAGCCGGGCTCGGCTTCGGACTCGGCGGCGCCTTCGGTGCCGCGGCGGGACAGATGGCAGGGCAGCTCCAGACCGGAGGCGGTTCGGTCTTCTGCGCTCGCTGCCGCACGCACAACCCTCCGGGCGCCCAATTCTGCCTCACCTGCGGGGCCAACATCCTCCGCGGTGAAGAACCTCCGCGCAAGGTGCCCGAAACTCCCTCCGAGGTGCCCCTGTGCAACAAATGCGGCAATCCGCTTCCCAAGGGATCGCGCTTCTGCCCCTCCTGCGGCGACCCCTACCGTCCCTGCCCCAAATGCGGCGCGGACAACCCCGAGCGGGCGACGGCGTGCATGCAGTGCGCCACACCGCTTCCCTTTCCCTGCACCAAGTGCGGCGAGCCCGTCACGCGGGCCATGAAGTTCTGCCCCTCCTGCGGAACCGCCGTGGACGGAGACGAGGCGAAGAGCGCGGCGACACCGCCGAAGCGCTTCTGTCCGGAATGCGGCAAGGAGGTCGCGCCGGAAACGCGCTTCTGTTCCGAGTGCGGCGCCCGGATGGCCGGCCCGTCGGACGACTCCTCCGGAACAGCTTCGTGA